One window of the Cryptomeria japonica chromosome 7, Sugi_1.0, whole genome shotgun sequence genome contains the following:
- the LOC131048451 gene encoding uncharacterized protein LOC131048451, producing MNSITLPVTVLELKVQNCRKLQRIAGLKDLIELTELYISECPELKEIPSLAQASHFERIKIVSCNKLQIITLPTKLIKLAVQCCGHLQRIVAMPELKEVIELCVSDCPELEELPVIYGPSCVERITINGCGKFCRLQVTDCRILKGVGGKFAQLKIWDCPQLEELPWFAHLTCLEEILIYRCGKLKEITLPTNLKLLHLDACTELQSVSEISHLNNLEQMIISQCWQLELKLHLESMNSLQRITFDGCGKLRSFLLNKCQNVKGVSGNFDVERLSICDCPQLDELCISDCPGLSCLERVTIESCDKLQKITLPTKFTNLNMQRCRHLQRIEGMNDLTELCISECEELCELPSLARLSCLKRIKIDSCKKLHRITLPTTVNELSVHRCERLKMLEGIDNLTELTKIFINECPDLEELPILAGKTCLEIIYIYSCERLQNITLPTKLVKLNVQCCGHLRKIAGMDDLTELYVSECSELEELPNLARLGWMESIHIDSCDKLHNITLPTTFNKLILENCRGLRRIEGMDDLKELTKLYISRCPELEELPIICGPNCLETITLIDCEKLNRLEVTDCRILKGVSGNFAQLKIWDCPQLEELPCFVHLTCLEEIHILRCGKLKEMALPTNLKILHLEGCAELQNMSEISHLNNLKQWISICDCPELEDLSICDYPEMMTIHIESCYKLQNVTLPTKSIKLFLQRCRHLPRIVGMDDLTELCISECEEMYELTILARLSCLKRIQIDSCQKLHNITLPTALIELSVHQCRKWKMVEGISNLTKLKMISISKCPELEELPILAGVSCLESINIDTCEKLHNITLPTKVMVISGCSQLNLSEMNCLESIYIDSCERIPSITLPTTLIKLTVSRSRKLQQVAGIDKLRDMVISECPELEELPNLSKMSCLESIDIDSCERLHDITLPTTIMKLRVSQCENLQRVVGTGNLVKIANMVISECPKLEELPNLSEMSCIESIEIHSNHRLRNITLPTTLVKLAVYQCTKLQRVASTGNLTKLIGMVISECPELQELPNLSEMSCMESIDIDSCKRLQDIILPTTIMKLRVNQCRSLQRVDGTGNLIKIANMVISMCPKLEVLPNLSEMSCMESIEIHSNPKLWNITLPTTVMKLALYQCTNLQRVASTGNLTKLISMVISECPELQELPNLSEMSCMESIEIHSNPKLCNITLPTTLMKLAVYQCTNLQRVASTGNLTKLISMVISECPELQELPNLSEMSCLESIDIDSCERLHDIILPTTIMKLRVNQCENLQRVVGTGNLIKIANMVISKCPELERLPNLSEMSCMESIDIDSCKRLQDIILPTTIMKLRVNQCRSLQRVDGTGNLIKIANMVISMCPELEVLPELQELPNLSEMSCLESIDIDSCERLHDIILPTTIMKLRVNQCENLQRVVGTGNLTKLISMVISECPELQELPNLSEMSCMESIKIHSNHRLRNITLPTTLVKLAVYQCTKLQRVASTGNLTKLIGMVISECPELQELPNLSEMSCLESIDICECPTVEELPSVARLSCLKSISIESCEKLANIAGIEELQALEAIKFLFYSNAAIQDCFRKLKSVPSAFIQIVGKAAGEAKSNLNPSLFSEAHFCANPDTLSQTLGHLEGSWSAIIVCGVVEANISDLRRTVRENMKYSTLEDLEQGEWIITTVTTVITEQHRWELLDCRGIQRFCFPRLVDLAQRRIEYCFPWRLKTKKWCAWAVRKWDDCRVLPALTTIVDKLHQK from the exons ATGAACAGCATAACACTGCCCGTGACAGTCCTAGAACTCAAAGTGCAGAATTGCAGAAAATTGCAAAGGATtgcaggattgaaagatttaatagaGCTAACAGAGCTCTACATTAGTGAGTGTCCAGAACTTAAGGAGATTCCAAGCCTTGCCCAAGCAAGCCACTTTGAGAGGATTAAAATTGTCTCATGCAATAAGCTACAAATCATAACACTACCAACAAAACTCATCAAACTTGCTGTGCAATGTTGCGGGCATTTGCAAAGGATTGTAGCAATGCCTGAACTTAAAGAGGTTATAGAGCTGTGCGTTAGTGACTGTCCGGAGCTTGAGGAGCTGCCAGTTATTTATGGTCCAAGCTGCGTGGAAAGGATTACAATTAATGGATGCGGGAAGTTCTGTCGCCTTCAGGTGACTGATTGTAGGATTTTGAAAGGAGTCGGGGGTAAGTTTGCACAGTTGAAGATATGGGATTGTCCACAGCTTGAAGAGCTGCCATGGTTTGCACATCTAACTTGCCTTGAGGAGATCCTCATTTACAGATGCGGAAAGCTGAAAGAAATAACTTTGCCAACAAATTTGAAGCTTCTTCACTTGGATGCTTGTACAGAACTACAAAGTGTGTCAGAAATATCTCATCTCAATAATCTTGAACAAATGATTATTTCTCAGTGTTGGCAACTTGAGCTTAAGTTGCATCTTGAGAGTATGAACTCTCTCCAGCGCATCACGTTTGATGGATGTGGGAAGCTCAGATCTTTTCTATTGAACAAATGTCAAAATGTGAAGGGAGTGTCCGGTAACTTTGATGTGGAAAGGTTATCCATATGTGATTGTCCCCAGCTTGATGAGTTATGCATATCTGATTGTCCAGGATTAAGCTGCCTGGAGAGGGTTACTATTGAATCATGTGATAAACTGCAAAAAATAACACTGCCAACAAAATTCACGAATCTCAATATGCAACGTTGTAGACATTTGCAAAGGATTGAAGGAATGAATGACCTCACAGAGCTGTGCATTAGTGAGTGTGAGGAGCTTTGTGAGTTGCCCAGTCTTGCCAGACTGAGCTGCTTGAAGAGGATTAAAATTGACTCTTGTAAGAAGCTGCACAGAATAACACTACCAACGACAGTCAATGAACTCTCGGTGCACCGGTGTGAAAGATTGAAAATGTTAGAAGGAATCGACAATCTAACAGAGCTGACAAAGATCTTCATTAATGAGTGTCCTGATCTTGAGGAGTTGCCAATTCTTGCCGGAAAGACCTGCTTGGAaatcatttacatttactcctGTGAGAGGCTGCAAAATATAACACTACCAACAAAACTCGTCAAACTCAATGTGCAATGTTGCGGCCATTTGCGAAAGATCGCAGGAATGGATGATCTTACAGAGCTCTATGTTAGTGAGTGTTCGGAGCTTGAGGAATTGCCAAACCTTGCTAGACTAGGCTGGATGGAGAGCATCCATATTGACTCATGCGATAAGCTGCACAACATAACACTACCAACAACATTTAACAAACTCATTCTTGAAAATTGCAGAGGATTGCGAAGGATTGAAGGAATGGATGATCTAAAAGAGCTTACAAAGCTCTATATTAGTAGGTGTCCTGAGCTTGAGGAGTTGCCCATTATTTGTGGTCCAAATTGCCTGGAAACGATTACACTTATTGATTGTGAAAAGCTCAATCGCCTTGAGGTGACTGATTGTAGGATTTTGAAAGGAGTCTCGGGTAATTTTGCACAGTTGAAGATATGGGATTGTCCACAGCTTGAAGAGCTGCCATGTTTTGTACATCTAACTTGCCTTGAGGAGATCCACATTTTGAGGTGTGGAAAGCTGAAAGAAATGGCTTTGCCAACAAATCTGAAGATTCTTCACTTGGAAGGATGTGCGGAACTACAAAATATGTCAGAAATATCCCATCTCAATAATCTTAAACAATGGATATCCATATGTGATTGTCCCGAGCTTGAAGATTTATCCATATGTGATTATCCGGAAATGATGACGATTCACATTGAATCGTGTTATAAGCTGCAAAACGTAACACTACCAACAAAATCGATCAAACTCTTTCTGCAACGTTGCAGACATTTGCCAAGAATTGTAGGAATGGATGATCTTACAGAGCTGTGCATTAGTGAGTGTGAGGAGATGTATGAGTTAACAATTCTTGCCAGACTGAGCTGCTTGAAAAGGATTCAAATTGACTCTTGTCAGAAGCTGCACAACATAACACTACCAACGGCACTCATCGAACTCTCAGTCCACCAGTGTAGAAAATGGAAAATGGTAGAAGGAATCAGCAATCTTACAAAGCTTAAAATGATCTCCATTAGTAAATGTCCTGAGCTTGAGGAGTTGCCGATTCTTGCCGGAGTGAGCTGCTTGGAAAGTATTAACATTGACACCTGTGAGAAGTTGCACAATATAACACTACCAACTAAAGTCATGGTCATTTCTGGGTGTTCTCAGCTCAATCTTTCCGAAATGAACTGCTTGGAAAGTATTTACATTGATTCTTGTGAAAGGATACCCAGCATAACATTGCCAACTACACTCATCAAACTCACAGTAAGCAGGTCCAGAAAATTACAGCAAGTAGCAGGAATTGACAAACTTAGAGACATGGTCATTTCTGAGTGTCCTGAGCTTGAGGAGTTGCCAAATCTTTCTAAAATGAGCTGCTTGGAAAGTATTGACATCGATTCCTGTGAGAGGCTACATGACATAACACTACCGACTACAATCATGAAACTCAGAGTGAGCCAGTGCGAAAATTTGCAGCGAGTGGTCGGAACTGGCAATCTTGTAAAGATTGCAAACATGGTCATTTCCGAGTGTCCTAAGCTTGAGGAATTGCCAAATCTTTCTGAAATGAGCTGCATCGAAAGTATTGAAATTCATTCCAATCACAGGCTGCGTAACATAACACTGCCAACTACACTCGTGAAACTAGCAGTGTACCAGTGCACAAAATTGCAGCGAGTGGCAAGTACTGGCAATCTTACAAAGCTTATAGGCATGGTCATTTCTGAGTGTCCTGAGCTTCAGGAGTTGCCAAATCTTTCTGAAATGAGCTGCATGGAAAGTATTGACATCGATTCCTGTAAGAGGCTGCAAGACATAATACTACCGACTACAATCATGAAACTCAGAGTGAACCAGTGCAGAAGTTTGCAGCGAGTGGACGGAACTGGCAATCTTATAAAGATTGCAAACATGGTCATTTCCATGTGTCCTAAGCTTGAGGTATTGCCAAATCTTTCTGAAATGAGCTGCATGGAAAGTATTGAAATTCATTCCAATCCCAAGCTGTGGAACATAACACTGCCAACTACAGTCATGAAACTAGCACTGTACCAGTGCACAAATTTGCAGCGAGTGGCAAGTACTGGCAATCTTACAAAGCTTATAAGCATGGTCATTTCTGAGTGTCCTGAGCTTCAGGAGTTGCCAAATCTTTCTGAAATGAGCTGCATGGAAAGTATTGAAATTCATTCCAATCCCAAGCTGTGTAACATAACACTGCCAACTACACTCATGAAACTAGCAGTGTACCAGTGCACAAATTTGCAGCGAGTGGCAAGTACTGGCAATCTTACAAAGCTTATAAGCATGGTCATTTCTGAGTGTCCTGAGCTTCAGGAGTTGCCAAATCTTTCTGAAATGAGCTGCTTGGAAAGTATTGACATCGATTCCTGTGAGAGGCTGCATGACATAATACTACCGACTACAATCATGAAACTCAGAGTGAACCAGTGCGAAAATTTGCAGCGAGTGGTCGGAACTGGCAATCTTATAAAGATTGCAAACATGGTCATTTCCAAGTGTCCTGAGCTTGAGCGATTGCCAAATCTTTCTGAAATGAGCTGCATGGAAAGTATTGACATCGATTCCTGTAAGAGGCTGCAAGACATAATACTACCGACTACAATCATGAAACTCAGAGTGAACCAGTGCAGAAGTTTGCAGCGAGTGGACGGAACTGGCAATCTTATAAAGATTGCAAACATGGTCATTTCCATGTGTCCTGAGCTTGAGGTATTGCCTGAGCTTCAGGAGTTGCCAAATCTTTCTGAAATGAGCTGCTTGGAAAGTATTGACATTGATTCCTGTGAGAGGCTGCATGACATAATACTACCGACTACAATCATGAAACTCAGAGTGAACCAGTGCGAAAATTTGCAGCGAGTGGTCGGAACTGGCAATCTTACAAAGCTTATAAGCATGGTCATTTCTGAGTGTCCTGAGCTTCAGGAGTTGCCAAATCTTTCTGAAATGAGCTGCATGGAAAGTATTAAAATTCATTCCAATCACAGGCTGCGTAACATAACACTGCCAACTACACTCGTGAAACTAGCAGTGTACCAGTGCACAAAATTGCAGCGAGTGGCAAGTACTGGCAATCTTACAAAGCTTATAGGCATGGTCATTTCTGAGTGTCCTGAGCTTCAGGAGTTGCCAAATCTTTCTGAAATGAGCTGCTTGGAAAGTATAGATATTTGTGAATGTCCAACCGTTGAGGAGCTGCCAAGTGTTGCCAGATTGAGCTGCCTGAAGAGTATTAGCATTGAGTCTTGTGAGAAGCTGGCAAACATAGCAGGTATTGAAGAATTGCAGGCATTAGAAGCAATAAAGTTCCTATTTTACAGCAATGCAGCAATACAGGATTGCTTTCGCAAGTTGAAG AGTGTGCCCTCAGCCTTTATTCAAATAGTTGGAAAAGCAGCGGGTGAAGCGAAGTCAAATTTAAACCCTTCTCTGTTCTCTGAGGCTCATTTCTGCGCGAATCCAGACACTCTGTCTCAAACATTAGGTCATCTTGAGGGATCATGGAGTGCAATAATCGTATGCGGTGTGGTCGAGGCCAATATCTCTGATCTTCGTCGCACCGTACGCGAAAACATGAAATATTCGACTTTAGAAGACCTGGAACAGGGAGAATGGATAATTACTACGGTTACCACGGTAATTACGGAGCAACATCGCTGGGAACTTCTTGACTGTAGAGGCATTCAACGCTTTTGTTTCCCAAGGCTGGTCGACCTTGCGCAGCGGCGGATTGAATATTGTTTTCCCTGGCGATTAAAAACGAAGAAGTGGTGTGCGTGGGCTGTGAGGAAATGGGATGATTGCAGAGTTCTCCCCGCTTTGACCACAATTGTTGATAAGCTACATCAGAAATAA